ACATTTTCAACAGATTTCTCATTTCCTCACTTCCATAAGAAGTGACAAACGTCAAAGACAGAGAAAGGTCATCTACTTTGCTCATTTCAAAAGACAGCTGCCTTCAAAGATTCCTACGTTCTGCCTCAATCTTAACACAATCTCCCTTTCACGACAGCAAGTAAATGCTGACCCTCTTGAGAGAGACTTACATTTTATACAGACTTGTGATTCCAATACATGGAATACGTTCCATGTGCAGCTGGGCCACGCGAACCTGATTATGAACAGCAGGAGGAAATTCTTTCTTAGAGGAAAAGGTCAGAAGGACCCTGATAGAGGAGTATGTTTCATTTATAGCCAAGAAATAGCTTAGGCCCTGAAAGAACCTGCATCAAAATGAGTACGCATGTCCTGGGATTTGGACCTTGCTGAGTTTCTCAGGTGAAAAGTGGGAGAAGAATTTGACAGATTCGCTGAGAGTCCTATCAAAATcagtttttacatttctctttatcTCTACACACTGAATTCCCAGTACTTATACAAAATCCTggtatttattttcccttttctactctttattccttattttctctctctttttaaaagagacagggtctcactctgtcacccaggctggagtgcatggcaccatcagagctcactgcagccttgaactcctgggctcaagcaatcctatttcagcctcccaagtagctgggactacaggcgtgcaccaccacgcttggttagttttaaatttttttgtagaacaaggtctcgctatgttgcccaggctggtgttgaactcctgggcttatccgcaggccttggcctcccaaagtgctggaattacaggcatgaactaccgaGGTCGGCCTATTCCTTACTCTAGATTAGGgctgtccaatcttttggcttccctgagccacactggaagaagaattgtcttgggccacacataaaatacaccaaCACAAAAGGCcactgatgagctttaaaaaaaaattcgcATAAAGtctcaatgttttaagaaagtttaccaattcctgttgggccacattcaaagccaccCCGGGCCCAGGCAGcgagttggacaagcttgctgtaGATCAGACATGATGTTAGTGGGAATTCTGACTCCTTCCAACTCCCCTGCAACAACGTTTGTACCAGGAGCATTACACAGTTAGCGAGTGTCCAGCAAGATGTGCCAGCGGATGTGGAtctccccaggccctgcccttccCGCACCCTCGACGCGCTCTTACCAGCTCCCCTGCGCAGCGACCTTTTCTCCGCCGTCCTGGGCTCCTTCCTGGGGTCGCGTTCTCCCGGGCCGGTGTCGGGGGGCGCGGCCTGGTGCGGCAGCGTGAAGCTCTGCAGAAGCGGCTTCCGGGGCAGGGGCGGCTTGGAGCTGAGCGGCTCGGGGGGCCGGGCCTTCCCCTTTCCTTGGTCGCTGGGGGCCCTGGCGCCTCGAAGGGCGGGGGCCGTCCCGAGGGGACACTTCTCCTCCTTCGGGAGCACGGTCAGCGACCTTTCTAACCGGACTTCCGCACTGTACCTCTTCACACCCTTCGTCTCCTGGGAGGTGCCATCCCTGTATTTGAGCGAGACGGAGGTGGACCGGAGCTTGACGGGGAAGGGGTTTCTGTCCTCACTCGGGGCCGGCTCCTGGGCGGCTGGGCAGGGCTCTCTCGTGCCGGGCGTGGCGGCCGCCTCCTGTGGGCTCCTGCGCGGCCCGGCCGGACTGGCCGCCCTGTCCCCCGAGTCCTGAGGGCCGCACTCCGCCGGCTTCCGAGGGCCGGGTTTCGCGTGCTGGGGCTCGGGGAGACCCTGGAGGTCGTCAAGGGCCGCCTCGCTCCTCCAGGCCGGGCTGCTCCTCGCGAGAGGAAGGCGGCAGCTGGCGCGTTCCAGCGGGCGGGAGGCGCCCGGGCGAGGCCGCGCTCGGCACGAGGACACCGAGAACTTCTTCGCGCCTCGCAGCTCGGCGCCGCCCCTCTCCGCCTTCCGCTCTGGAGCCGCCCTTTCGGCGCCCGCCGGTGGCGCCTCGGCCCGCTCGGCCTTGGGGCGCTCCGGGGCGGCGGCCTCTGCGTCGGGGGAACCGGGGCCGTGCTCCCCCGGGGGAGACTCCGCGGCTGCAAGCGTCGGGGACGCGGCGGGGCCCTCGCTGGCGGCCGCGGGCCGGTGCTTCAGGCAGCTCTTGGGCGCCGGCGGGCTCGGGGCGGGCGCCGCGGAGGGCTCGGTCTCCGCTCCTCTCTCGGGCTTGGTCTCCGCCCCTCTCTCGGGTTCGGTCCCCGCTCCTCTCTCGGGCTCGGTCCCCGCCCCTCTCTCGGGCTCGGTCTCCGCTCCTCTCTCGGGCTCGGTCTCCGCCCCTCTCTCGGGTTCGGTCCCCGCTCCTCTCTCGGGCTCGGTCCCCGCCCCTCTCTCGGGCTCGGTCTCCGCCCCTCTCTCGGGTTCGGTCCCCGCTCCTCTCTCGGGCTCGGTCTCTGCTCCTCTCTCGGGCTCGGGCGCCGGCCCTGGGGGCCCCTTCTCCTCGTCCGGGAGCACGGGCGGCGTCGGCTCCGCTTCCTTCGGGACACTGCGGTCTGGCCCGTCGGGAGCAGAGGACGCCTCCGAGGTGGCGGTGGGGTCAGTCTCGGGGGGCGTCGTGTCCCCCTCAGGGAGGGCGGTGGGAAGCGGGCTCGCGACGTCTTCGGGAGCACAGACCACCTCCTCCGCCGTGTCCGCGGCCGGGGCACACGGGCCTGCAGGGGGCGCCTCCCCCTCCTGTTTTCCGCCGTCGGGACCGGGATGCGGGGGGCCCTCCGGCGGGGACGGGGGCTCCACGCGGAGTATGGGGGCCGACTCGGGCTCGGCGAGCTCCGGGGTGGCCGGGCGGCCTGAGGGGTCGTCCCCGGGGGCGCCCTCCTCCTCCAAGCTGGCCCTGAGCGCCGAGCAGTGCTGCAGGCGGGCGCGTCTGGCACGGACCCCTCCGAGTGGCGGCAAGGGCGCCGGTGGCCCAGGCTCAGGGCCTCTGTCTGGTGCCACGTCCTGCTGCCCAGAGCTGGGGCTCTCTTCTGGGCTGACTTCCAGCAGTGGCTTCTCCTCgttttcctcctcctctggggTGCACGTCAGGTCGCTCAGGGATTCAGACTGAGCGcgctgagagaaagaaagataaaaagcatTGTCACTATAGCAAATTCCAGGAAGCCTGTCAGCTCCCCACTTTCTTCAAGGCTTGTAATGGCTTAGTGATAGCAGTGATAGAAGCACTCTAAAGTTGGCACTTAAGCAGGCATGTACCCACGGGTGTCTTTTCTCAGTTTGTATCCTCCTGGTCTACTTGGGCTCACAGGTGTATCGGGACAATGGCAGATATGCCTCCCAAGTAAAAGTCTACAGCTCCTCTGACAGAGCCTCAAAACCAGTGGACTAGAGAGTAACGCCAAGGGAAGGAGACCAACAGCAGCCAGCGTCTGCCATGCTCTGTGCTCCACacttgttatttcatttaatcctgcATCCCAGTGAGGAAGGGATGATGAGTCACTTTTTGCACTTGAGAGCCAGGAGCTCAGAGAGGCCAATACCTTGTTCAAGCCTGGCCGAGCAGGTGGCGGAGCTGAACAGCTGGGGCTCTATGGCCCTGTGTTCATCCCAGCCAGTCTCCCATGTCAACACTTTAGGAGTGCACCCTCATAGTAAAGTCAGACTGGTTTTCCTAAAAGATGGCTCGTATCATGCCAATAGCTAACCACAGCTATATAGGATAAAACCAAAATTTTCAGCTAAATTTACAGTCCTAGATTCTCTGGTCTTAAGTTGTTTCTTCCACTCCCTACTCAGGTCAAACCAAGCCCTCAACACTGCGCCAGACACTTGGTCTGAGTGACTGTCGCCTCCCcactctcccccacccccctgcCCCCAACCTCCAAGATATACTACCAGGACCCCCAAGGACTGCTTCAAACTCTCCCACTCTTTGCAGCTTAAGATTCCCCCCTTCTCTAACCTCCTGAAGCCCTACTGGCTTGGCAAACGTATGCTGCCTTGTGATATTCTTCTGAAAGATCTCTAGAATTCAGATTCCAGTCCAACTTCCTCCTTTTGTCACAGAGTCAGTTCCTGCTCTCCCGGGAAGGAAAGGAGCTCCAGGTAACCAAGAACCATTCAAAAGTAACATGTGGAAATGACCAAAAGGTTGATTGTGTAGAGACTGATCTTTTTAGAAAGTTCGTGATATTAGACACCAAGAGTCACCCAGGCTAttgctctctccttccctttgtcTAAAGCAGGAAATGTGACACTCAGGGTATGTTTGCAATAGGTTTTTCTTCttgctgtttgttattattttaacatttttcatggCATCTGCTTGCTAATAGAATACAGGATGCCTGGGATGTCTGTGACAATACCTAAGCAAACTCGCACCAAAATACACGATCCTATTCTTCTGGatttaagaagaggaagaggcacaAAGAAAGCTACAGAAGAACTTTCAAAAGTTGCAGGTCCTTTACTTTGCCATGTTGATGACCTTCTGCTACTACAGGAAACTGCTGATGTTGAAACCTCTTTAGGATGGAGGTCACCTTTTAAAACTATCAGTCACGGAGCCCACACAAGGCAGCAGAGGGGGTGGCATGCCTGTTCTTTCCCGTCCTGGGAGCATTTAGGGAGCATCTGAAAGCACCTTCATCCCTGAGAGGGGCCAGGCCACAAGGAAGATCCTTATGGTTGGGAAGAGGGACCTCATGACCAAAGGGCAAAGGGTGCTATGGACACTGAAGGACAGAGGCCCCCAGCATCACAGGTTCCACAACAGTGGATGGAGGAAGATATGGACACCTCTGAGAACTTAAAGATACCCATGCCTGCTCTTACCAAGtagggaaggggaaaagagggaaagaCCATGGATGTGACAGAGTTGAAATCAAGGAAAGGCTGTGTTTACCTGTTTGCGCAGACTGGCTACATCAGGTTTTCTGTTATTCTACAAAGTGGGATTCAAGAACTAAGTCAAGTTCAAATGTAAACAAAGAAGGATACAGCCCTGCCCAGATGGGAGCAAGAAGGGAGGCTGCGTTTCCACCTGGAATAGACACTGGgcttcgctctgtcaccaagtcCTGGCCAGGTTGTGGCTGTCTATAAATGCCCTGGCCAGAGCAAAAGACATCCCCATGGGAGTCATAAATCACAGACTTGACCAGAAGGGAGCAGGCCCTGGCCCTGTGGTCTCATTCAGCACGAGGACAGGCAGGTCTTCAGTGACTGGACCTTGTCACGCCAACACAGCACACAGCCTCTAACTGTACATGCACTGGACACACACACCTATGGCACAAGTATCCTGGTCCCTAGCTGGCACATCAGCCTGAAGGTAACTCACCTTGCTTCTTTCTCCAGCATTAGTCCCCTCAAAAGTCCTCTCTGCTGGCATGAGTTTAAAGAGCACCTTCCATATGCCCAAAGGAAAACTCGTTCTCTTCAGGGAGTTGCTGAACTCCTGAGTGGCCCTAGCCCAACTGTCTCCAGCTGAGGCACCCAGCTTGCCCTGGGTACTTCACCAACACACCCCAATCATGTCGCCAGGGAAGGACACAGGATGTTAGCCTATGAGCATCTCTTTATCAGCACTGTCATTCTCCGTGACCAGGCTGGCCCCCACTCCAGGGGGGAGGCGTTACAGTGCCCGTCAGGTAGGGGAGAGGGAACAACCCTGTGTGAACCTCGAACCTGCCAGTAAATGAAGCCCAAGTGTTCCATGAACCAGTTTCTCAGCTTCTAGGACTAGGAGGTAACGACACCCCAAGGCAGCACACCCGGAGAGGGGTCTGTTTTCTCCCCATGCTACTGAGTAGGCCCTCGTCCAAGGCAGGTGTCCACGCTAGTGTTTCggcttctttcattcactcatttgttaattcactcattcatttgttccatCGTTCGTCCAACAACTGTTGTCATTCAACAACTCTGTGACCCAAAATGTTCTAAGGGCTGAAAGTGCAGCCGGGACAGGGTCTCAAAGAAGACTGGCAGTAAGAGCACATCCATTTACAAAGGTCACTCTGGCATGAGGCGAGTGCTCTGAAGGAAGTGAACGGGCAGGGTGAGTTTCTCTGGGGGACTCTCAGGCCCCAAGGCTGGGACACAGCAGCACCAAGGCCTGAGGCTAGAGGCAGCTCGGGAGCTCAAGAGGCAGAAAGGTGGCCAGAGTGCTGAGTGAGAAAAGTAAGAAGCCTGAGGGGTAGGCAGGACCTGATGTACCAGGCCTGGAGTGTGGACTTTACTCTGAGTGCACGGGGAAGGCAACCAGCATTCAGTAGGGAGTGTGTGAGGAATGACGgacagacggatggatggatgaatgaatggagcGATTCTGCAAGGGAGAGACAGATCTGGTTTATGTTTAAAATGGTGAGCAACTTCATCTTCTGCAGCATGGCTCCATCAACTGTGGGAGTGCTCGGAGGGGCACGAGACCCTGTGGGAGTGAGTGAGGTAGGTTGTGCGGGTTTGCGGGGGGTGTGTTAAGCCTGCCTGGCCTGCCTCTGTGTGGAGAAGGAAACCCAATTACCGATGAAAGCCGCCTCATCTTACTCGACCGCTGGTTGCGGGGCTTGACCTGGAGCTTGTGCTTAGCTGCAGAGTTGTCCAAGCAGGAGGAGGATTCTGGAGGGTAACTGAAGTCGGCCACTGGTGCCAGGCTGCTGTCTGAGGTCCGGGCAGAGACAGTGCTGTCGCTTACGTGGTCTGGAGACACGACAGAGACCTTCATGGGAcgagaacagacacacagagcatGAAACTCACCATGTAAAATAAGGACGACCAAAGCAACAATGCCCTTTTCTGCCCAGGCTCAGTCTTCTCACACTGTCTCTGGCTTGATGTGTGtggaaattctttctttctttatttttttttcaagatggagtcttgctctgtcacccaggctggagtgcagtgacatgatctcagctcactgcaacctccgccgcctgagttcaagcaattttcctgctgagtagctgggattacaggcacccgccaccacacccagctaatttttgagtttttcatagagacggagtctcactatgttggccaggctggtctcaaactcctgacctggtgatccgcccgcctcggcctcccaaagtgctgtgattacaggcatgagtcaccacgtccGGCCAGTACTTTCAATTTGATTCTCAACAAGGAGGGGTCTAGGATCCTCCTGGAGAAAGGTAAATGGCTGGGAGTTTAAAGTACAGGGCCAGCTCCTGGAAACCTGCCACTCCTTCCCAAGACCATGCAGAGAACCTGTGTCTCAGGCTCCCGTGTCACTCTTCTGTGGCAGCTGGCACAGGCACTTCAGACAAGAGCTTTCTCTGTCAAAACACACCAGCCCGATTTGTCCAAGGGCACAGTCACCTGGTCCTGTCTCTGGAAGCTGAGAGGAAGGTTCAGAGGTGTGATTTTAGAAGCAGGGGCGCAGAAAGTGCCAAGCCCACCACCCAGCATTCCATCACTGGAACCCTGTTGGTTCAACCTAGAAGATCTCTGTGTGCTCATGTGTCCTTTTGAAGAAATCTGGCTGGAAACTGCCATCTTTTAAGTTACAGGTATTTTACTCATTTATACTTCAGCACGGAAGACCTGATAGCAAATAGCAAACATGTCACCTGGGACAAAGGGATGCTGACAGCCATGTGGAAGAATGAGGGCAATACCCACAGATCCCTGCCCCCCGAACTTGGCCAGCTCCACCACTGAGTGAGGTCGAAGTTTGCTCCCCTGTGGACACGAGTTGGCATACAACTTGGAGCGCCTGTGAGCACATGCAGCCCAGACGAGGGGCGAGGTGCACAGGGAGACTCTGGGAGGTGGCAGGCTTTTCATATAACTCTGTGATCTTCAAACAAGCTTTGTATTCAAGCACAGTGTGCAATATTAGTGTCAAGTTTCCATTTAACTTTAGAATTTTATTCACACAACGATTCAGTAAGCCCTCATGAAAACAGTGAATGAAGCAGTGAGACAACACACCAGTGCCGTCCCCAGTGGCAAACTCCTAGGGCCATGGGCACATCTGCTGTTTCTTTTCCATAACCCTGGGACCCCCACACAGAGCAGGTGCCCAGCAGCCTTTGCTAACCCGGACAGGGAACCATAAGGATGATCATACTGGAGAGAGGGGCTCCGATACAGGAGGAACAACCTCTCCCTGTTCACGTGAAGCTCTCTCCTATTAATAAAAGTGTAAGTTTATCTGTGTAAACGAGGAGGAGATAATTACTAAAACGGGGGAGAAGAGGCTAAAAGTGGTCATAATCTACTTGAATTCTCTTTTAGCTACTCAGGTACTTACGggaataaggcaagaaaaattatgttaaaaataagtcACAAGTCTCCTGATCACAACTACATCTGTGCCTGTGGCTCTGGCTCTCACTGTGGTCACTGACAACTCAGGAAGTCACCTTAGATTGGGAAATCGATACCTTTCCCAGAGAGCCTTCCTTAAAGGTCACCAACAGGatgtgtacatttaaaaataatcgtACAGCGTCTGTAATATTCACCCTTGTCTAGAGGAACAATGTATAAACAtttggttaaaaagaaaatctcactGCCTAGGACTCATGAGAATAGACGAGAGGAGCCGCTTTGCAAGTGCAGTGAGAATGATCACGGTGCCTGTGACAATAATACCCCGGATGGTTCCTCTTTACAGAATAAAGCCCAATACCCTGAAGGCTCTGAAGGATGCGGAGCAGGCTCTCCTCCCTGTGGGCCACCTTGTGTCTGTCCTGCGTGGGCAGATGTCTTGGGTTCAGGCCCACTCTGGCCCCTGGGTTAGGGGACCTTGGCATGGAGCTTAACTTCCCTGACCTGTGTCCCAGGTACAAGCTCTCCCTGACTAAAGAACTCAACTCCTCTGGCTTCAGAACTCTCACTTCTGTTTCCACGGTTGCTCTGAGAGATCTTGGGGTCCGGAAAGACCCCAAGGAGAATCGTGCCTGTTGTTGATCAGTGATGTAACTACGTGAGGTGGGCTGGCGCCCGTGCGGAGGAGGTGAGGGCTGGGAAGCTGGCTTCATGAGTGGGCTGGCAGCATCCAGAACATCGACCTCTGCATGGCTTGCTTCCAGTCACCCAGTGTTTCCTGAAATCTGTGCTTCTGGATGATTCTGAAAGCAGAGGGTTTAAAAGTCTAGCATGTGGCTCTTTGTTGCAGGGAAGGCAGCCCAAAGGACCCAGAGGAAACAGCCTGGGGTCAGAAGCTTTTCATGGGCGGCCCTGAGTGACAGGTGCTTTAGGATGTGTGTCCTCAAAAAGAGGGGCTCAGCCACTGAGGAGTGGGCCAGGGGCAGTGCATGCAGGAAGGGCCACTGGACAGGAAGCAGGGGGGCCTGGCTGTTCCAGGGGTGAAAAGAAGCTGCTGGTCCTGCTGGGAAGGAGAGGTACTGATCTACCCAATCTCATCTTGTCCCCCCAAAACCCTCTGAGCCAAAACCCTCTGAGGACAGAGATTCTAAGAGGCGATAAGCCTGCCTGAGGCCTCCCTCTGGAGCTGTGGGGCACGTATTTGTTCATTTGACACCAGGTCTGTGTTCCCTCCTCATCTTCCCTTCCCGCATCACCAGGAGTAAGATGACTCAGTCGCCTTGCCGGTTTATCACACTCTACCTGGCATGTCCTGCTTCATAGCAGGACACCTAGAATAGGACCAGTGAGACACCATGTTATCTTAAAAACCACCAGGTAAAACTTTCATCAGTTGTTATCACACTCggtaataaaatttgaaaaaattattccatATATTTCCTGAAAACCTTATTCTATCAGGAAATGTCACCTTGGTTATAACATCAAATACTTGCTACTAAAGACTCTTTTTTCCATAATAATCTTAAATTTTTCTGTCTGTGTGGGCCTGTGTGTAAGCATGTGGGCCTGTGTAAGGTGTAAACAGCCTGCAGCCCATCGTTTTGGGGCTTTAGGCACCGTTATatcaaacaccacatattctacAAGCCCATTTTAAAGGGTCTGTTGTTTTTCCCTCTCAATCAACCAATTATGCGTAAAAACTTTCAGGCCTCTAAATGCAATCATTGTGTCTTCAAAACGAGGAAGACACTTAAgattacctttttgtttttaagtcttaAAGGCTCAAATTTTGGTTTCCTGTGAAGCTAGTAGATTGTCCATATTACCCAATAATTGATAAAAtctcagagctttttttttttttaaataaaggaccAACCACAGGAGGTGGTTGTGCTGTGACAGATAAGGTCAGGCTGGCCCAGCCAAGTCAGCTGTGGAATTTGTGCCTCATGCTGTCACACAGGTTTGGAGATAGGCTTGCTTTTCAATGGATGGGTTCCTCACTACCTCTCCTCTTACTGCCCACCCTGGCTAAAGGCAGAGAACTGGGATGCTGTGAGAGTCAGAGACCtgtgggatgggaggagggggagTCCATCTATGATGAGGAACGAGGCAGCTCACGACAGACCTCTTCCTACTGCAGAGCTCAGAAACGCACAAAGTCACATCTGCTCCTGAGAAGGGGACGCTGAAACTGCACACAGGAGTATCTGGAGGTGTTAAAGGGGTACAGGGTTGGCTCGGTGAAGTCTACGAAATAGGCCACACCATCCTCCTCATCCTTTCTCCCTTCTGCTCGAGGCTGGAGAGAAGGCCTGGGTAGCCCACAGTCCTCAGACCCTGCTCATTCCAGGAGCAGGGACAGCTTCGCCCTGGAGCAGAATTCTGGAGAAAATAATTCTGTAGCCGACTTCATGTCAGTCCCCACCCCACACACTCAGCCACACCACAGTCCTTCTGCCTTTTTCATCAGTGACGTTCTGGGAACTCACAACTACACAAAAATCTGGTGTGACAGGGTTTATAGGTGTCAACATTGAAGTGGCTACTGAACAGAATTCAGAGAAGCACAGAATCTGCAAGGCAATGGGTCACAACGAAGCCCCCCTTCACTGTGAATGGCCCCTCAAGCAGGCCAGAGGTGACAGGGGCAGGTGTGTGGCTATAAAAATAACTCTGGCCTTGATTTGTTTTTCAGGTGTCAGCGTTAACAGATAACTCCAACTCTATCCATCCTCCACAGTCAGGCTTGTCTACATGGGAACGATGACCacctatttttaacatttatgtgCAAGTACAGTGTATGGGCATTAAGTGCTCTTACCACAATAACATAGTTTAAAATGTGGCAGCACCGCGAGCTATGTTGTTTACGCGCAAGAAAGAGCTCAGTTCCTCGGGGACCCCCTCTTGGATTCTAATGGGAAAGGTGGTGTTTGGGACTGGTTCCTCCACCCTGCTGAGGTCATCAGTTCCTCTCTTGCTTGTCAACCTTTCCCTGCTGCCCTGTTTGCCAGCAACACAGCACATGACTACCCCTATGCTGACACCGCCTTCAGGTCACAGACTCAGGCACCAGAAACCATCAGAGCCTCGACTATCACGTGCTCACTACTTGCCCCTCCCGCCGGCCAAATGTCGtggcaacagaaaacagacacaaCGTGTTTCCCTACTTCTAATGGGGTTCTGGGTCTGGTCATCTGCTCAGACAGGAAAGTCAAGGCACAGGGTTGATTCTGGGTTGATTCTATCAACCTATCACCCTCATAACAAATGTCACCAAAACCACGTCTCCTAACCAGACCTGAATTTCTACTCAAAGAACGAAAATAAACACAGCTCAAGGGCTGACTGTAGGCTCCAGTGACCCAGTCGGCCACAAACCATGCACAGCCTCACCTATCCATGGAAATCTCAAGGGCACACACAGGGGATCCCAGAGCTCCAGCGCCCTCCAGGGCAAGTGTGGACGGAgacgtgcagtggctcaggccgtACTTGCCTTTATGGTGGTGCCGGGACCCACGTCGTGCAGCAGGGACATCTCTGGGGGGCTCCTGGGCAGCCCATCGTCCTCAGAGCTCATGCCAGCATCCTCTCCGCGCTTGGCAGGAAGCCCCCCTGGAGGAGGCGGTGGCCCCATTTTCACAttacactgtatttttaactAGATTGGAATAAAGAACATGTGCTCTTATTTTCATCAATGATATTTATCAACAGATCCTCCTGCTCTAACTCATTCATGCTGGAAATGCCTTCAGTGCCTTGGCGTGGTGCAGAGAACTGAACGTGCATCTGCCACCAGCTCTTCCACTGCCATCTCTTCTTTGTTCATCTAAGAATGAGTTGAGATCCCACTGTAACTCATTTGGTGTCTCCTGGGAGAGCTGTCATGTACATGTGATTCTACTTTACGGCATATCAAATAAACCAAGCggaaatcatttaaaaacttctCAGTGGATACTTGACTTGCACACCAGGTGACATGACCAAGGAAACATTTACCTGCAGTGCTTTAATCCGATCACACACATTTTCTTGGGAAAACACCCGCACAGGCCGAGTAGGGTCCTGTCCGGACTCAGGAATGAAAATACTGTCGTGAGAAAGGGCCCGGCTGCCCAGCGTGCCCCTCGACTCCCTAGGATAAAAGAGCCACTGTGAGACTCTGCCCACCTCCATCTTACTGACCCCCGGGGGACTCAGAATGAGAAAGGGGGATGTGGGTTAACAGAATATCAAACGACACTCCCTCTGCTGCATTTACATTTCAGGGGTCCCTGACTTCAGTTCATCCACACACTGTCAACTATTTGGAGCATTGCAGAGATAGGAATCTTCCTAGGAGATCTAAAGGTTGcgtgaattatttttattaatgaaaaaaccAAGGTTTGACAAGGTGTGAGGTGCAAGACAGCAAGCCTGCAGAGGGGAGGGGCTGGCACGGCCAGCTTCTGAGGATGTCGCGGCTGCCCCGGGGAGGGTGAGGTCCCGCCTTGTGGGCAAACACGCAGCCCCTCCATGGGCTGAAGGCTGTATGTGTGCAGCAGGCTGAGGGCCTACCTGATGAACGCATCCTCACAAGACAAACCAAGACATACATCCGTGGCTGGTTTGCAATGAGAACTACTAATCTGCAAAGCCGTGGCCTCTTTTTATGACCTGGCACCATCCGTGTGACCAAAACCTCTGTGCCTGCCTAGATCCTGGAGCAGAGATGGTGGCCTTCTGTCGTCGCCATCCCAGTCCTTTCCTCAGCTCGGAGCTCAA
This DNA window, taken from Macaca thibetana thibetana isolate TM-01 chromosome 13, ASM2454274v1, whole genome shotgun sequence, encodes the following:
- the CRACDL gene encoding CRACD-like protein, producing the protein MISTRVMDIKLRETAEGLGEDSTGKKKSKFKTFKKFFGKKKRKESPSSTESSTWKQSQTRNEVIAIESGPVGYDSEDELEESRGTLGSRALSHDSIFIPESGQDPTRPVRVFSQENVCDRIKALQLKIQCNVKMGPPPPPGGLPAKRGEDAGMSSEDDGLPRSPPEMSLLHDVGPGTTIKVSVVSPDHVSDSTVSARTSDSSLAPVADFSYPPESSSCLDNSAAKHKLQVKPRNQRSSKMRRLSSRAQSESLSDLTCTPEEEENEEKPLLEVSPEESPSSGQQDVAPDRGPEPGPPAPLPPLGGVRARRARLQHCSALRASLEEEGAPGDDPSGRPATPELAEPESAPILRVEPPSPPEGPPHPGPDGGKQEGEAPPAGPCAPAADTAEEVVCAPEDVASPLPTALPEGDTTPPETDPTATSEASSAPDGPDRSVPKEAEPTPPVLPDEEKGPPGPAPEPERGAETEPERGAGTEPERGAETEPERGAGTEPERGAGTEPERGAETEPERGAETEPERGAGTEPERGAGTEPERGAETKPERGAETEPSAAPAPSPPAPKSCLKHRPAAASEGPAASPTLAAAESPPGEHGPGSPDAEAAAPERPKAERAEAPPAGAERAAPERKAERGGAELRGAKKFSVSSCRARPRPGASRPLERASCRLPLARSSPAWRSEAALDDLQGLPEPQHAKPGPRKPAECGPQDSGDRAASPAGPRRSPQEAAATPGTREPCPAAQEPAPSEDRNPFPVKLRSTSVSLKYRDGTSQETKGVKRYSAEVRLERSLTVLPKEEKCPLGTAPALRGARAPSDQGKGKARPPEPLSSKPPLPRKPLLQSFTLPHQAAPPDTGPGERDPRKEPRTAEKRSLRRGAEKSLPPAATGPGADGQPVPPWITVTRQKRRGTLDQPPNQEDKPGTRTLKSEPGKQPKEPVKQADFVRSKSFLITPVKPAVDRKQGAKLNLKEGLQRGISLSHQNLAQSAVMMEKELHQLKRASYASTDQPSWMELARKKSQAWSDMPQIIK